GAGCGATCGCGTCATCGTTTTGCGCGCCCACCCAGGCCACATTCACCGCGAACTGAGGATAGATTTACCCCGCCCCCGACGGCGCAGCAGCCAGGAGTTTCAGCGCTTGAAGGAGCAGTTGATTGGGCAATTAGATCTGTCGCCAGAGTTGGATTTGGTGGAGCTGTGAGGGTGAAAGGGGGATGGGTAAGGGGGTATTCGCGCAATAATGCACCGTTCTGAGAAAGTCCAAGATCTAAAATTCTTTGAGGTTTAGTCATGATGAAGATTGTTTCGATCGCTGGTAGTCCATCCCATCCCTCCCGCTCCTACGCGGTGCTGGAGGAGGCGCAGAAAATTCTGAACGCTCAGGGGGTGGAGCTGGAGATTTTGCTGGTGCGCGATCTGCCTGCGGAGGATTTGCTCCACGCCAAGTTTGACAGTGCGGCGATCAATGCTGCTGCCGCCCAGGTCACCGCCGCCGATGGGGTGATTATTTCGACCCCGGTTTATAAGGCGGCCTATACGGGGGTGCTCAAGGCATTTCTTGACCTGCTGCCCCAAAAAGCGTTGGTGGGCAAGCCCGTTTTGCCCATTGCTACGGGGGGAGCGCTGGCGCATTTGCTGGCGATCGACTATGCCCTCAACCCGGTACTGGGTGTACTTGGGGCCA
This sequence is a window from Candidatus Obscuribacterales bacterium. Protein-coding genes within it:
- the ssuE gene encoding NADPH-dependent FMN reductase, which gives rise to MMKIVSIAGSPSHPSRSYAVLEEAQKILNAQGVELEILLVRDLPAEDLLHAKFDSAAINAAAAQVTAADGVIISTPVYKAAYTGVLKAFLDLLPQKALVGKPVLPIATGGALAHLLAIDYALNPVLGVLGATHILQGVYLVDTQFQRLETGGIEFNEPDLQARFHSAIAELTHAIPARVPAAA